The Zalophus californianus isolate mZalCal1 chromosome X, mZalCal1.pri.v2, whole genome shotgun sequence genome window below encodes:
- the LOC113931331 gene encoding mitochondrial fission factor-like, with protein sequence MAEISRIQYEMEYTEGISQQMRVPEKLKVAPPNADLEQGFQEGVPNASVIMQVPERIVVVGDSEDIPFSRPADLDLIQSTPFKPLALKTPPRVLTLSERPLDFLDLERPPPTPQNEEIRAVGRLKRARSMSENAVRQNGQLVRADSMHGMSHIDTTTEGTSDDMTVVDAASLRRQIIKLNRRLQLLEEENKERAKREMVMYSITAAFWLLNSWLWFRR encoded by the coding sequence ATGGCGGAGATTAGTCGAATTCAGTATGAAATGGAATACACCGAAGGTATTAGTCAGCAAATGAGGGTCCCGGAGAAATTAAAGGTAGCACCACCAAATGCTGACCTGGAACAAGGATTCCAAGAAGGAGTTCCAAACGCTAGTGTCATTATGCAGGTTCCAGAGAGGATTGTTGTAGTGGGAGATAGTGAAGACATTCCATTTTCAAGACCAGCAGATCTTGACCTTATTCAGTCAACTCCCTTTAAACCTCTGGCACTAAAAACACCACCTCGTGTACTTACATTAAGTGAAAGACCACTAGATTTTCTGGATTTAGAAAGACCTCCTCCAACCCCTCAAAATGAAGAAATCCGTGCAGTTGGCAGGCTAAAAAGAGCGCGCTCTATGAGTGAAAATGCTGTTCGCCAAAACGGACAGCTGGTCAGAGCTGACTCCATGCATGGCATGTCACATATAGATACAACAACTGAAGGAACTTCAGACGACATGACTGTTGTAGATGCAGCTTCGTTAAGACGGCAGATAATCAAACTAAATAGACGTCTACAGCTTCTAGAAGAGGAGAACAAAGAGCGTGCTAAAAGAGAAATGGTCATGTATTCGATTACTGCAGCGTTCTGGCTGCTTAACAGCTGGCTCTGGTTTCGCCGCTAG